CGTGGGCGAGGAAGGTGGCGTGGTGGTGGTCTTGTGCCACCCCGAGGACCCGCGCGAGATGGTCAAGCGCATCCGCAGCCTTGGTCTGATCGACGCCGAGAGCGCGCCCGACGAGAAACCGGCCACGCCGCAGGAATTGCGTACCTACGGCATCGGCGCGCAGATCCTGCGCGATCTCGGCGTGCGCCGCATGCGCCTGCTGAGCGCGCCCAAGCGCATGCACGGCCTGGGCGGTTTCGGCCTGGAAGTGACCGGATACGTCACCCACTGACGGCAGCCGGCGGCGGCCCGTCCGGGACCGCCGCCGGACGGCGATCAGGTGCTGAAGTGATAATCCAGGTAGGCCCAGGCGCCCTGCGTGTCGACCGCATAATGATCGGCGCGATAATCGGCGTACTGCACCCCTCCGCTCAGGTGCTTGAGCAATTTCCCCGTCAGCGAAAGATCGATCTCGTCACCGTAGCTCGATTGCCCGCGCGCGGCGTAGAAATGGTAGTAATCCGCCATCAGCTTGGCCTTGCCGAGCTTGGCGGCCAAGGAGTACTCGAAGCTCTTGAGGCCGGCCGGCGGAGTGGTGAGAAACACCTCGGCCCAGCCGTTGTACGCGTGCTTGGTGGCCAGCGGCGTCTGGAAGCCGTAGGTGCCGTCGGGATTGCTGCTCATGAGCATGTAGGCAACGCGTCCCGTGATCGCGTGCCAGCCCAGGCCCACGGCAAGATGCGCATAATGCGCGTCGATGGCCGCGGGTCCGCCGTGATAGGGCAGCTGCTTCGCATAGGCGGCGTCGTAATCCACGCCGAACGTCGGCGACAGCGCGGTGTGCCCGTGCCAGCTTGCGCCGACGATGCCGTTGTTGCAGGCATCGGGGCCGCCGGGGAGGAAGCAGCCCGCCTGACCGGTTACCAGGTGCGGCGAGGTATTCGCATACCAGTATCCGAACACGCTGACGGTGTTGCCCGGCAAGACCCGGTAGGCTGCGTTCACCAGCGTGGTCTGCATCGGCACCAGGCGGTCGAGTATGTCCTTGACCCGCCAGCTGTAGCCCGCGAACAGCTGCAGGCCGGGAATTGCGCCGGTGTGCAGGGTCACGGCGTCGAAGGTCTGCATGTTCTGGCGAAACCCGACGTTGCCGACAAAACGGGCGTCGCCCAGGATGATGATCTGGCGGCCGATCTTGAGGGATGTGCGCGCCGGCCCGCGGTATCCCAGGAAGGCCTGGTTGATGGAGGTTTCCTGGGGATCGGCGATGACCGAATACGCGCCTTTTTTGTTGATGAGACTGTTGTAGCGGTTGTCGAAACTGCTGACATCGATGAATTGCAGGCCGGCATACCAGTCGCGATAGATGCCGGTCTGATAACCGAGCAATGTCTGCACGGTCTGCGCCGTAGCATTTTTCTTGCCGTGTTGCTGAAGCTGTTCGTAGCGTGGCCGGATATTCAGGTCGAGCTGTCCGTCGGCGGACGGCGTTCCGGTGGCGGCAAGGCCTTGTTGCTGCCAGCCGCCCAGAATGCCGAGGGCGAGACAGGCGCGCATGAGCTGGATTTTTATCGTGGTTTTTTTCATTCTGGCTCCAGTGATCGTAAATTGCGGACAAAAAAAAGCGCCGCCCAGGCACGCAGCTTGGGAAACGCCGTTGTCTGTTTTCGGGATCGCCATTGATCCCGCGGATTCGACCGCCCGCCGATGGGGGTCGCGGATATTTAGCAATTATTAAACCAATAAATTGAAATTATTGTGCTGTCCGCCGATGCGCATGGGTGGGTCGCGCGGTTGCGGTCTGCGCGCGAAGCATGCTTCGGAAATGTGCGCGCGGGGCCGTACGCGCGCCAGGATGGTGCGGCTACCGCATTACATGCAGTCGTCGAAGGGCTCGACGTCGATCCACTGGCCAGGCTCGACCGGGCCGGAGGCGTGGCCGAGCACGATGAAGCAGTTCGCCAGGCTCATCGAGCGCAGGATGCCGGAGCCTTGCGGGCCGGTGAGGCGCACGCACGGTTCCCCGTTTATATCCTGCTGCAGGATGCCGCGCAGGAATTCGGTGCGCCCCGGACGCTTGCCAATCGCTTCCAGCGCGCGTGCGCGAAGCCTTCGCGGGCCGTGCGTATGGCCGCCGGCCAGTCGCCCCAGTGCGGGCCGGACCAGTTGGTAAAAACTCGTCATGACCGCCACCGGGTTGCCGGGGAGGCCGAAGAACAGGGTGCCGCCGATGTGTCCGAAGGCCAGCGGCCGGCCGGGGCGCATGGCGATGCGCCAGAAATCGATGCCGCCGAGCGTGGCGAGGACGTCGCGGGTATGGTCCGCGTCGCCGACGGAGACGCCGCCCGTGCTGATGATGACGTCATGCCCGTCGGCGGCGCGGGCGAGGGTCGCGCGCAGCGCCTCTGGGCGGTCGGCGACGGTGCCGAGGTCGTACGCGTCGACGCC
The Acidihalobacter prosperus DNA segment above includes these coding regions:
- a CDS encoding alginate export family protein encodes the protein MKKTTIKIQLMRACLALGILGGWQQQGLAATGTPSADGQLDLNIRPRYEQLQQHGKKNATAQTVQTLLGYQTGIYRDWYAGLQFIDVSSFDNRYNSLINKKGAYSVIADPQETSINQAFLGYRGPARTSLKIGRQIIILGDARFVGNVGFRQNMQTFDAVTLHTGAIPGLQLFAGYSWRVKDILDRLVPMQTTLVNAAYRVLPGNTVSVFGYWYANTSPHLVTGQAGCFLPGGPDACNNGIVGASWHGHTALSPTFGVDYDAAYAKQLPYHGGPAAIDAHYAHLAVGLGWHAITGRVAYMLMSSNPDGTYGFQTPLATKHAYNGWAEVFLTTPPAGLKSFEYSLAAKLGKAKLMADYYHFYAARGQSSYGDEIDLSLTGKLLKHLSGGVQYADYRADHYAVDTQGAWAYLDYHFST